The Hymenobacter oligotrophus genome has a window encoding:
- a CDS encoding toxin-antitoxin system YwqK family antitoxin, with protein sequence MDLLPRVALVGSCALLAAALAACQAPRGPVGFWSRNRLDAQQERHGPWRAYFDSAATKLASRGHYRHGRPRGHWRYYAYQGQLDHDDRYRSGGLMLVRHFHANGQVARQGQAHLESDSAVVQYYWFGRWLLYDTIGREIGWELYDKGYRMAQGKGATNVSHKPRSSRQGSK encoded by the coding sequence ATGGATTTATTACCTAGGGTAGCATTGGTAGGTAGCTGCGCGTTGTTGGCCGCTGCGTTAGCTGCCTGCCAGGCGCCGCGCGGCCCCGTGGGCTTTTGGTCGCGTAACCGCCTCGATGCGCAGCAGGAGCGCCACGGCCCTTGGCGCGCGTACTTCGATAGCGCCGCCACCAAACTGGCATCGCGCGGACACTACCGGCACGGCCGGCCCCGTGGCCATTGGCGCTACTACGCCTACCAAGGCCAACTCGACCACGACGACCGGTACCGCTCGGGCGGGCTAATGCTGGTGCGCCATTTCCACGCCAACGGGCAAGTGGCCCGGCAGGGCCAAGCCCATTTGGAGAGCGACAGCGCGGTGGTGCAGTACTACTGGTTTGGGCGGTGGCTGCTTTACGACACAATCGGGCGCGAAATCGGATGGGAGCTCTACGACAAAGGCTACCGCATGGCCCAAGGCAAGGGTGCGACCAATGTATCGCACAAACCCCGCAGCAGCAGGCAGGGCAGCAAATAA
- a CDS encoding GH3 auxin-responsive promoter family protein: MIDTLLTWMVKPRMVRLERMRSEPHATQREVLQDLLQTARHTDWGRMYGYADGLNAREFAQRVPVSSYEQLYPWIERVLHGEDDVLWPGRVQWFAKSSGTTNARSKYIPVTPQSLEDCHYRAGRDMVAVAQTLYPEAGILRGKTLSLGGTHVPNPFRPDDPASRVGDVSAVIMQNLPAWAESRRTPPLELALLDEWEEKLERMAQHVLHENVSCLAGVPTWMIMLLRRVSELAGGRPIPEVWPNLRLFMHGAVAFGPYRELFRQLIPEAQMRYLEIYNASEGYLAFQDQPDSQDLLLLLDHGIYYEFIPIDELGKEHPRTLTLEEVEVGPSYALVISTNAGLWRYQIGDTVRFTSVAPYRIRISGRTKHFLNAFGEEVVVENADAAIAAAAATTGALVKEYTAAPIYFSTGEGSRGGHQWLIEFSQPPASEAQFAQVLDETLRQLNSDYDAKRHRDIALQPPVLTVAAPGTFEQWLARRGKLGGQHKVPRLSNNRELLEELLS, encoded by the coding sequence ATGATTGATACCCTGCTCACCTGGATGGTAAAGCCGCGCATGGTGCGCCTCGAGCGCATGCGCTCCGAGCCGCATGCTACCCAGCGCGAGGTGCTGCAGGATTTACTTCAGACCGCCCGCCACACCGATTGGGGCCGCATGTACGGCTACGCCGACGGGCTGAACGCCCGCGAGTTTGCCCAGCGCGTGCCCGTGAGTAGCTACGAGCAGCTGTACCCTTGGATTGAGCGCGTGCTGCACGGCGAGGACGACGTGCTGTGGCCCGGGCGCGTGCAGTGGTTTGCCAAAAGCAGCGGCACCACCAACGCCCGCAGCAAGTACATACCCGTTACGCCGCAGTCGCTCGAAGATTGCCACTACCGCGCCGGCCGCGACATGGTGGCCGTAGCCCAAACTTTGTATCCCGAAGCGGGAATCCTGCGCGGCAAAACCCTTTCCCTAGGTGGCACGCACGTGCCCAACCCCTTCCGGCCCGACGACCCCGCCTCGCGCGTGGGCGACGTGTCGGCGGTGATCATGCAAAACCTGCCGGCCTGGGCCGAGTCGCGCCGCACGCCGCCGCTCGAGCTGGCTTTGCTTGATGAGTGGGAGGAAAAGCTGGAGCGCATGGCCCAGCACGTGCTGCACGAAAATGTATCGTGCTTGGCCGGCGTGCCCACCTGGATGATCATGCTGCTGCGCCGCGTATCGGAGCTGGCTGGCGGCCGGCCCATTCCGGAAGTGTGGCCCAACCTACGCCTGTTTATGCACGGCGCCGTGGCTTTTGGGCCGTACCGCGAGCTGTTTCGGCAGCTGATACCGGAAGCCCAGATGCGGTACCTGGAAATCTACAATGCCTCCGAAGGCTACTTGGCGTTCCAGGACCAGCCCGACTCGCAGGACTTGCTGCTGCTGCTCGACCACGGCATTTACTACGAGTTCATTCCCATTGATGAGCTCGGGAAGGAGCACCCGCGCACGCTTACGCTCGAAGAGGTAGAGGTAGGACCCAGCTACGCCCTCGTCATCAGCACCAACGCGGGGCTGTGGCGCTACCAAATCGGCGATACGGTGCGCTTTACTTCTGTGGCGCCGTACCGCATCCGCATTTCGGGCCGCACCAAGCACTTTCTCAACGCTTTTGGCGAAGAAGTGGTAGTAGAAAACGCCGATGCCGCCATTGCTGCCGCCGCTGCTACCACCGGCGCGTTGGTGAAAGAGTACACGGCCGCGCCTATTTACTTCAGCACCGGCGAAGGCTCGCGCGGCGGGCACCAGTGGCTCATCGAGTTTTCGCAACCGCCCGCCAGCGAGGCACAGTTTGCGCAAGTACTCGACGAAACCCTGCGCCAACTCAACTCCGATTACGACGCCAAGCGCCACCGCGACATAGCCCTGCAGCCGCCCGTACTTACGGTGGCCGCGCCGGGCACGTTTGAGCAGTGGCTGGCGCGCCGCGGCAAGCTGGGCGGGCAGCACAAAGTACCCCGCCTCAGCAACAACCGCGAGCTGCTGGAAGAACTGCTGAGCTAG
- a CDS encoding peptidylprolyl isomerase: MALINTIREKSGWAVGTVAIGMLLFIVGGDLIGGQNNLFNRQDTSVGEIAGDEVSLDEFNAALEQSKEAFAAQNGRQPTEQEQQQLRDQAWNQIVFQRAFQPQFEALGLKVTDEELTDMVQGKNIHPTIQQAFTNPQTGQFDRARVIEYLRALDKLPPQQLQAWLSFEQNLPQERMGNKYYALLKNSDYVTSAEAQRFDVSQNSRANLRYLFVPYFSISDSAVKVNDSQLQDYITRNKARYKVQDGRDLEFAVVNVVPSKEDSAAVRQTVDQLAQQFRTAPNDSLFVRLNSDQPYNGQFVSPADLPEKLRQQLPLQQGQVYGPFAENGTYSLYKITGTKAGATQAARASHILIKPEGTTPEADAAAKAKAQGILNQIKGGADFAAMARQHGTDGTAPLGGDLGWFTSGRMVPEFEKAVFGASSAGLLPSLVKTSFGYHIIKVTAPKTSQTYRVAAVQKGITPSDATNETAYQRAQELKAKATDLESFRKAVAADKALQKQEARGVGKSDAVVGNVPNAREVVRWAFNKETEVGQVSEVFQVNDQYVIAALTGTRTEGTADVAAVKPEVSAFVRNEEKAKQIMAKLKGSTLEQMATAYGANAQVRTANDVTLGQGVIPGLGNEPVAVGTAFGLKPGQRSAPIKGEQGVLVVELVNKNEPAAPSTDLKTVRNQLQQMRGARSTGAIYETVRQKAEVKDERVKFF; the protein is encoded by the coding sequence ATGGCTTTAATCAACACCATCCGGGAAAAATCAGGCTGGGCCGTTGGCACCGTAGCCATCGGGATGCTGCTGTTCATCGTGGGCGGTGACCTGATCGGCGGACAAAACAATCTGTTTAACCGGCAGGATACCTCCGTGGGCGAAATAGCCGGCGACGAGGTAAGCCTCGACGAGTTTAACGCCGCCCTGGAGCAGTCGAAAGAAGCGTTTGCCGCCCAAAACGGCCGCCAGCCCACCGAGCAGGAGCAGCAGCAACTGCGCGACCAAGCCTGGAACCAGATTGTGTTTCAGCGCGCCTTTCAGCCCCAGTTCGAAGCCCTAGGTCTGAAAGTGACCGACGAGGAGCTGACCGACATGGTGCAGGGCAAGAACATTCACCCCACCATTCAGCAGGCCTTCACCAACCCGCAAACCGGCCAGTTCGACCGCGCCCGCGTAATTGAGTACCTGCGCGCTTTGGATAAGCTGCCTCCGCAGCAGCTGCAGGCGTGGCTGAGCTTCGAGCAAAACCTGCCGCAGGAGCGCATGGGCAACAAATACTACGCCCTGCTGAAGAACTCGGACTATGTAACCAGCGCCGAAGCCCAGCGTTTCGACGTGTCGCAAAACAGCCGCGCCAACCTGCGCTACCTGTTTGTGCCGTACTTCAGCATCTCCGATTCGGCCGTGAAGGTGAACGACTCGCAGCTGCAAGACTACATTACCCGCAACAAGGCCCGCTACAAGGTGCAAGACGGCCGCGACCTGGAGTTTGCGGTAGTAAACGTGGTGCCTTCGAAGGAAGACTCGGCTGCGGTTCGCCAAACGGTAGACCAGCTGGCCCAGCAGTTCCGCACCGCCCCGAACGACTCGCTGTTCGTGCGCCTGAACTCCGATCAGCCCTACAACGGTCAGTTTGTATCGCCGGCCGATCTGCCCGAGAAGCTGCGCCAGCAACTGCCGCTGCAGCAAGGCCAGGTGTACGGCCCCTTCGCCGAAAACGGCACGTACTCGCTCTACAAAATTACCGGTACCAAAGCCGGCGCTACGCAGGCAGCCCGTGCTAGCCACATTCTTATCAAGCCCGAAGGCACCACGCCCGAGGCCGATGCCGCTGCCAAGGCCAAAGCCCAGGGTATCCTGAACCAGATTAAAGGCGGCGCCGATTTCGCTGCCATGGCCCGCCAGCACGGCACCGACGGCACCGCGCCCCTAGGTGGCGACCTGGGTTGGTTTACTTCGGGCCGCATGGTGCCCGAGTTCGAAAAGGCCGTGTTCGGCGCCTCGTCGGCTGGTTTGCTGCCGAGCTTGGTGAAAACCTCGTTTGGTTACCACATCATTAAGGTGACGGCGCCCAAAACCAGCCAAACCTACCGCGTTGCGGCCGTGCAAAAAGGCATTACGCCTTCCGACGCTACCAACGAAACCGCCTACCAGCGCGCACAGGAGCTGAAGGCCAAGGCCACCGACCTCGAGTCGTTCCGCAAAGCCGTAGCCGCCGACAAAGCCCTGCAAAAGCAGGAAGCCCGCGGCGTAGGCAAGTCGGATGCCGTGGTGGGCAACGTGCCAAACGCCCGCGAAGTAGTGCGCTGGGCCTTCAACAAAGAAACCGAGGTTGGCCAGGTTTCGGAGGTGTTTCAGGTGAACGACCAGTACGTGATTGCGGCCCTCACCGGCACGCGCACCGAAGGCACCGCCGACGTAGCCGCCGTGAAGCCGGAAGTTTCGGCCTTCGTGCGCAATGAGGAGAAGGCCAAGCAAATTATGGCCAAACTGAAAGGCAGCACCCTGGAGCAAATGGCCACCGCTTACGGCGCCAACGCGCAGGTGCGCACCGCCAACGACGTAACCCTAGGTCAGGGCGTGATTCCGGGCCTGGGCAACGAGCCAGTGGCCGTGGGTACGGCGTTCGGCCTGAAGCCCGGTCAGCGTTCGGCTCCCATCAAAGGCGAGCAGGGCGTATTGGTAGTCGAGCTGGTAAACAAAAACGAGCCGGCTGCTCCCTCAACCGACCTGAAGACGGTACGCAACCAGCTGCAGCAAATGCGCGGTGCCCGCTCGACCGGCGCCATCTACGAAACCGTGCGCCAGAAGGCTGAGGTGAAAGACGAACGCGTGAAGTTCTTCTAA
- the lptB gene encoding LPS export ABC transporter ATP-binding protein, with the protein MILRAEHLVKKYKQRTVVSDMSLHVEQGEIVGLLGPNGAGKTTSFYMTVGMVKPNSGRIFLDDEDITGLPIYQRARRGIGYLAQEASVFRDLTVEENILSVLEMTKLSKQQQHDKVEELLNEFSLTHVRKNLGRVLSGGERRRTEIARALAVDPKFVLLDEPFAGVDPIAVEEIQGIVAKLKHKNIGILITDHNVNETLSIVDRAYLLFEGKLLKAGTAEELAADEMVRRVYLGRHFELKRKI; encoded by the coding sequence ATGATTCTGCGCGCCGAACACCTCGTCAAGAAATACAAGCAACGCACCGTTGTAAGTGATATGTCCCTGCACGTGGAGCAGGGCGAAATCGTAGGCTTGCTAGGGCCCAACGGGGCCGGCAAAACCACCTCGTTTTACATGACGGTGGGCATGGTGAAGCCCAACTCGGGCCGCATCTTCCTCGACGACGAAGACATCACCGGCCTGCCCATTTACCAGCGCGCCCGCCGCGGCATCGGCTACTTGGCCCAAGAGGCCTCCGTTTTTCGCGACCTGACGGTGGAGGAAAACATCCTGTCGGTGCTGGAAATGACCAAGCTCAGCAAGCAGCAGCAACACGATAAGGTAGAAGAGCTGCTCAACGAGTTCAGCCTCACGCACGTGCGCAAAAACCTAGGGCGCGTGCTCTCGGGCGGCGAGCGGCGGCGCACCGAAATTGCGCGCGCCCTGGCCGTCGACCCCAAGTTTGTGCTGCTCGATGAACCCTTTGCCGGCGTCGACCCGATTGCGGTGGAGGAAATCCAAGGCATTGTGGCCAAGCTGAAGCACAAGAACATCGGCATCCTCATCACCGACCACAACGTGAACGAGACGCTGAGCATCGTCGATCGGGCTTATTTGCTGTTCGAAGGCAAGCTGCTGAAGGCCGGCACCGCCGAAGAACTGGCTGCCGACGAAATGGTGCGCCGCGTATACCTAGGCCGCCATTTTGAGCTGAAGCGCAAAATCTAA
- a CDS encoding tetratricopeptide repeat protein — protein sequence MSLLSALRKKSYLGLVGLLLAAGPALGQEGGGPIASAREYARKGQWLKAEAMFEGLPKDAQLAPNVLPDYLRVLVELKKYKDAEKLARRAIKKSPAEPTLGVALGSVYAAAGDSAAANKQYGRVVASLKPEQVLPLASEFQQRGLVRWSEQAYLQGRQLANNRTEYAQQLIDLYSRQSRVEPLVGEALNLVEQDEKQLPFVRNMLQNLGQNEQAFGALEKSLITRTQSNPEQSAWPELLLWLYQQRRDFSNALVQARALDRRQRTEGRHVMDVATIAQRNKDYDTAIEGYAYLAKEYRGGQFYQPARQKLIQAREEQVRNTFPVDQAKLRALAADYQQLLTELGRTAQSADVLRNLALLYAFQLDEKNKGMQLLQEVIDLPRADPQLVDEAKIALGDIYLLRGEPWEATLLYSQVEKSRKDQPLGYEAKLRNARLSYFAGDFKLAQSHLDILKLATSREIANDAMQLSLLIGDNTAMDTSGVAMRAYAAAELQVFQNKIPQAIKALDDLLTKYPGHALTDEAWYLKAQLQRRSGDYNGALETLQRIVGNPKYDILSDDALFLTAEIQEQNRQDRVRAQELYTSLLTKYPGSIYGAEARKRVRLLRGNAVPQ from the coding sequence ATGAGCCTGTTATCTGCGTTGAGGAAGAAAAGCTACCTAGGGCTAGTGGGCCTGCTGCTGGCCGCCGGGCCCGCGCTGGGGCAGGAGGGGGGCGGCCCCATTGCCAGTGCCCGCGAGTACGCCCGCAAAGGCCAGTGGCTGAAAGCCGAAGCAATGTTCGAAGGCTTGCCCAAGGATGCGCAATTGGCCCCCAACGTGCTGCCCGATTACCTGCGCGTGTTGGTAGAGCTGAAGAAGTACAAAGACGCCGAAAAGTTGGCCCGCCGCGCCATCAAAAAAAGCCCTGCCGAGCCAACGCTGGGCGTGGCCCTAGGTAGCGTGTACGCCGCCGCCGGCGACAGTGCCGCTGCCAACAAGCAATACGGCCGGGTGGTAGCCAGCCTCAAGCCCGAGCAGGTGCTGCCGCTGGCGTCCGAGTTTCAGCAGCGGGGCTTGGTACGCTGGTCGGAGCAGGCCTATTTGCAGGGCCGGCAGCTGGCAAATAACCGCACCGAGTACGCCCAGCAGCTCATTGACCTATACAGCCGCCAGAGCCGCGTAGAGCCGCTGGTAGGCGAGGCGCTGAACTTGGTGGAGCAAGACGAAAAGCAGCTGCCCTTCGTGCGCAACATGCTCCAGAACCTAGGGCAAAACGAGCAGGCATTTGGCGCGCTCGAGAAGTCCCTCATCACGCGCACCCAAAGCAACCCCGAGCAAAGCGCCTGGCCCGAGCTGTTGCTGTGGCTTTACCAGCAGCGCCGCGACTTTAGCAATGCTTTGGTGCAGGCCCGTGCCCTCGATCGGCGCCAGCGTACCGAGGGCCGCCACGTGATGGATGTGGCCACCATTGCCCAGCGCAACAAGGATTACGACACGGCCATTGAAGGCTACGCGTACCTGGCCAAGGAGTACCGCGGCGGCCAATTTTACCAACCCGCCCGCCAAAAACTGATTCAGGCTCGCGAGGAGCAGGTGCGCAATACCTTCCCCGTCGACCAAGCCAAGCTGCGTGCGCTGGCAGCCGATTACCAACAGTTGCTTACCGAGCTGGGCCGCACCGCCCAAAGCGCCGACGTGCTACGCAACTTGGCCCTGCTGTACGCCTTTCAGCTCGATGAAAAGAACAAGGGCATGCAGCTGCTGCAGGAAGTAATTGACCTGCCTCGTGCCGACCCGCAGCTCGTTGACGAAGCCAAAATTGCCCTAGGTGATATTTACCTGCTGCGGGGCGAGCCGTGGGAAGCCACGCTGCTGTACTCGCAAGTGGAAAAGTCGCGCAAGGACCAACCGCTGGGCTACGAGGCCAAGTTGCGCAACGCCCGCCTCAGCTACTTTGCCGGCGACTTTAAGCTGGCGCAAAGCCACCTCGATATCCTGAAGCTGGCCACCAGCCGCGAAATAGCCAACGACGCCATGCAGCTCAGCCTGCTCATCGGCGACAACACCGCCATGGACACGTCGGGCGTGGCCATGCGCGCCTACGCCGCTGCCGAGCTGCAGGTGTTCCAAAACAAAATACCGCAGGCCATCAAAGCCCTCGACGATTTGCTGACCAAGTATCCCGGCCACGCCCTCACCGACGAGGCTTGGTACCTGAAGGCCCAGCTGCAGCGCCGCTCCGGCGACTACAACGGCGCCCTGGAAACCCTGCAGCGCATCGTGGGCAACCCCAAATACGATATTCTTTCCGACGACGCTTTGTTCCTGACGGCCGAGATACAGGAGCAAAACCGCCAAGACCGCGTGCGGGCGCAGGAGCTTTACACCTCGTTGCTCACCAAGTACCCTGGCAGCATCTACGGCGCCGAGGCCCGCAAACGCGTGCGCCTTTTGCGCGGCAACGCGGTGCCGCAGTAA
- a CDS encoding M61 family metallopeptidase, with amino-acid sequence MKSILLSAGLGSLLAYGAHAQTPATGTYRITVDTQPAASSDQLRVIIQTPPVRDERVTYVMPSVVPGSYSKKDYGRFVQSLKAFDERGKALKVTREGQNLFTIDKATKLARIEYLVDDTWDAKQDDSYIFQPGGTNFDARSPFRNFVLNHYGLYGYLEGYKMVPYEVTVKHAPELYASTALPVQRSATQDVFRADSYVTLADGPILYSKPDTTSFVAGGARIGVSVVSELGKVKAAQISQTMRPMAEALGQFFGKMPVPNYQFLMYFPDYQTSQVINRSTGGFGAMEHSYSSLYFLPERNTEAELTEMVREVASHEFLHMLAPLNIHSREIGEFDFRNPKMSQHLWLYEGVTEYFAHLVQVRAGLTTEEQFRGTMQEKIRDAEKYPAGVSFTEMSRRILESPYDKMYENVYKKGALIGLLLDIRIQELTKGQKTLRDVLLTLRDKYGPTRSFEDAQLIPEVVALTHPDVQQFFDRYVVGTEALPLTEYLDKIGWRYADKAPARIKAFGQLGFRYDEAKKEFAAADVTAETNAFGLQNGDVIVAVNGKPVTLDTAEQLLRPLVEPATDTPVRLTLRRGAATKEAQAAPREFDVEIRNHLAPNPTPTPAQLALRRQLLNSKS; translated from the coding sequence ATGAAATCAATCCTGCTTAGCGCCGGCCTCGGCAGCTTACTGGCTTATGGCGCCCACGCGCAAACTCCTGCCACCGGCACCTACCGCATTACCGTCGACACGCAGCCCGCTGCCAGCTCCGATCAGTTGCGCGTCATCATCCAGACGCCACCCGTGCGCGATGAGCGCGTAACGTACGTGATGCCGAGCGTGGTGCCCGGCTCGTACTCCAAAAAGGATTACGGCCGCTTTGTGCAAAGTTTGAAAGCATTCGACGAGCGGGGCAAGGCGCTGAAGGTGACGCGCGAAGGCCAGAACCTGTTTACCATCGACAAAGCCACCAAGCTCGCCCGCATCGAGTACCTCGTGGATGACACCTGGGATGCCAAGCAGGACGACAGCTACATCTTTCAGCCGGGCGGTACCAACTTCGACGCCCGCTCGCCCTTCCGCAACTTCGTGCTGAACCACTACGGGCTGTACGGCTACCTCGAGGGCTACAAAATGGTGCCTTACGAAGTAACCGTGAAGCACGCGCCCGAGCTCTACGCCAGCACCGCGCTGCCGGTGCAGCGCTCGGCCACGCAGGATGTATTTCGGGCCGATAGCTACGTAACCCTGGCCGATGGCCCCATCCTGTACAGCAAGCCCGATACCACCAGCTTTGTGGCCGGTGGGGCGCGCATTGGCGTGTCGGTAGTATCGGAGCTGGGCAAGGTAAAAGCGGCGCAAATCAGCCAAACCATGCGCCCGATGGCCGAAGCCCTAGGTCAGTTTTTTGGGAAGATGCCGGTACCCAACTACCAGTTCCTGATGTACTTCCCCGATTACCAAACCTCACAGGTAATCAACCGCAGCACGGGCGGCTTCGGGGCCATGGAGCACTCGTACTCGTCGTTGTACTTTTTGCCCGAGCGCAACACCGAAGCCGAGCTGACGGAAATGGTGCGCGAGGTGGCTTCGCACGAGTTTTTGCACATGCTGGCCCCGCTGAACATCCACTCCCGCGAAATCGGCGAGTTCGATTTTCGCAACCCCAAAATGTCGCAGCACCTGTGGCTGTACGAGGGCGTGACGGAGTACTTCGCCCACTTGGTGCAAGTGCGGGCCGGACTCACTACCGAAGAGCAGTTCCGCGGCACCATGCAGGAGAAAATCCGCGACGCGGAGAAATACCCGGCTGGCGTGTCGTTTACGGAAATGAGCCGCCGCATTCTGGAGTCGCCCTACGACAAAATGTACGAAAACGTATACAAGAAGGGCGCGCTCATTGGTTTGCTGCTCGATATCCGCATTCAGGAGCTTACCAAAGGTCAGAAAACCCTCCGCGACGTGCTGCTGACCCTGCGCGACAAGTACGGCCCCACGCGCTCCTTCGAAGATGCGCAGCTAATACCGGAGGTAGTAGCCCTCACGCACCCCGATGTGCAGCAGTTCTTCGACCGCTACGTGGTGGGCACCGAAGCCCTGCCGCTAACCGAGTACCTCGACAAAATTGGCTGGCGCTACGCCGATAAAGCCCCGGCCCGCATCAAAGCATTTGGGCAGCTAGGGTTCCGCTACGACGAGGCCAAAAAGGAGTTTGCCGCTGCCGACGTAACGGCCGAAACCAATGCTTTTGGCCTGCAGAACGGCGACGTGATTGTGGCCGTAAATGGCAAGCCCGTAACGCTCGACACGGCCGAGCAACTGCTGCGCCCCTTGGTAGAGCCCGCCACCGATACGCCCGTGCGCCTCACGCTGCGCCGCGGCGCAGCCACCAAGGAGGCCCAAGCCGCGCCGCGCGAGTTCGATGTAGAAATCCGGAACCACCTGGCCCCCAACCCTACGCCCACGCCGGCACAGCTGGCCCTGCGTCGGCAGCTGCTCAACAGCAAAAGCTAA
- the recJ gene encoding single-stranded-DNA-specific exonuclease RecJ codes for MLKRWIRKPAPDREKVEHLSAALRVNESIIALLCQRGICSFDEAKAYFRPTLEALPDPMLMRDMDLAVQRLVEALFQEEKVLVYGDYDVDGTTSVALVYSYLRSLFGPARIDYYIPDRYIEGYGISNMGIDWAAANGFKLIVALDCGVKAVDKISYARDKGVDFIVCDHHLPGDELPPAVAVLDPKRSDCPYPYKELSGCGVGFKLMQALCRSQGFDEEPLHELMDLLAVSIAADIVPITGENRTLMYHGLRRLNDPSIETRPGLYALRQLAGLREGPLTVSSLVFGFAPRINAAGRLGDAKRSVAMLLSETAEQALATASVVDQTNTERRGFDTRITEEALQMIETDLELRNARSTVLFKQDWHKGVIGIVASRCLDKYYRPTVILTESNGKATGSARSVAGFDVHQAILECSDLLEQFGGHMYAAGLTLPLENVAEFRRRFEAVVASRIKEEQLIPPVEIDLPLRLREVTWNFFNLLRQMEPFGPGNPSPVFEAQQVYAVPGTAKVVGTSHLKLTLMQEDSNQIDAIGFGLSDHYGRISKGQPFNICYTVDVNEWRGQKSLQLRLKDIGWE; via the coding sequence ATGCTAAAACGTTGGATTCGTAAGCCTGCTCCCGACCGCGAGAAGGTCGAGCACCTGTCGGCAGCCCTGCGCGTAAACGAGTCCATCATTGCTTTGCTGTGTCAGCGGGGCATTTGCTCCTTCGACGAGGCCAAGGCGTACTTCCGCCCCACGCTCGAAGCGCTGCCCGACCCCATGCTCATGCGCGACATGGACTTGGCCGTGCAGCGTTTGGTGGAGGCGCTTTTTCAGGAAGAAAAAGTGCTGGTGTACGGCGACTACGACGTGGACGGCACCACCTCCGTGGCGCTGGTGTACTCGTACCTGCGCTCGTTGTTCGGCCCGGCCCGCATCGATTACTACATCCCCGACCGCTACATCGAGGGCTACGGCATCTCGAACATGGGCATTGATTGGGCGGCTGCTAACGGCTTCAAGCTGATTGTGGCACTCGACTGCGGCGTAAAAGCCGTGGACAAAATCAGTTACGCCCGCGACAAAGGCGTCGATTTTATCGTGTGCGACCACCACTTGCCCGGCGACGAACTGCCGCCCGCCGTGGCCGTGCTCGACCCCAAACGTTCCGATTGCCCGTATCCGTACAAAGAGCTATCGGGGTGCGGCGTAGGTTTTAAGCTGATGCAGGCCCTGTGCCGCAGCCAAGGCTTCGACGAAGAGCCCCTGCACGAGCTGATGGACTTGCTGGCCGTGAGCATTGCGGCTGATATTGTGCCCATCACCGGCGAAAACCGCACGCTGATGTACCACGGCCTGCGCCGCCTCAACGACCCCAGCATCGAAACGCGGCCCGGCCTGTATGCCTTGCGCCAGCTGGCCGGCCTGCGCGAAGGCCCGCTTACGGTAAGCAGCCTGGTGTTTGGCTTTGCGCCGCGCATCAACGCCGCCGGGCGCCTAGGTGATGCCAAGCGCTCCGTGGCCATGCTGCTCTCCGAAACGGCCGAGCAGGCCCTGGCTACGGCCAGCGTAGTCGACCAAACCAATACCGAGCGCCGCGGCTTCGATACACGCATTACCGAGGAAGCCCTGCAGATGATCGAAACCGATCTGGAGCTGCGCAATGCCCGCTCCACGGTGCTGTTCAAGCAGGACTGGCACAAGGGCGTAATCGGCATTGTGGCTTCGCGCTGCCTCGATAAGTACTACCGCCCCACGGTTATCCTCACAGAGTCGAACGGCAAGGCCACAGGTTCGGCCCGCTCGGTGGCGGGGTTTGATGTGCACCAAGCCATTTTGGAGTGCTCCGATTTGCTCGAGCAGTTTGGCGGCCACATGTACGCGGCAGGCCTTACGCTACCGCTCGAGAATGTGGCCGAGTTCCGCCGCCGTTTCGAGGCCGTGGTGGCCTCGCGCATCAAAGAAGAGCAGCTCATTCCGCCCGTTGAGATTGACTTGCCGCTGCGCCTGCGCGAGGTAACCTGGAACTTCTTCAACCTGCTGCGCCAGATGGAGCCCTTTGGCCCCGGCAACCCCAGCCCGGTATTTGAGGCCCAGCAGGTGTACGCCGTGCCCGGCACCGCGAAGGTGGTAGGCACCTCGCACCTCAAGCTGACCTTGATGCAGGAAGATTCAAACCAGATCGACGCCATCGGCTTCGGCTTGTCGGATCATTACGGGCGCATCTCCAAAGGCCAGCCGTTCAATATCTGCTACACCGTGGATGTAAACGAATGGCGCGGTCAAAAATCGCTGCAGCTACGCCTCAAAGACATAGGCTGGGAATAA